From Andrena cerasifolii isolate SP2316 chromosome 12, iyAndCera1_principal, whole genome shotgun sequence, a single genomic window includes:
- the Sqor gene encoding sulfide quinone oxidoreductase, giving the protein MSCISRLRHPVSCLATCNFEPFTRNLSIKNGYRNVHHSCKVLVVGGGTGGCSIAAKFANKFNDPNRVIIVEPNEIHYYQPLFTLIGGGIKPFDQAKRPMRDVLPKNATWLQENVMTFDPERNQATMSNGDTVQYEIMIVAMGLQLHWEKIPGLIESLRDHKSQVCSIYGPETVVNVLSKLSRTKNGTAVFTFPNSPVKCPGAPQKIMYIAEEYFRKHNVRDKIEVVYNTALPVIFGVKKYAAALRGVCERRNIAVNVQTNLMHINPESQEAVFQRLDKPNETFVQKYSLLHVCPPMGPPDVLKNHPVLTNEVGFLSVDSKTLRHTKYSNIYGIGDCTNTPNSKTMAAIAAQGKVLYKNIVDDLDGKPMTMAYNGYSSCPLVTGYNKCILAEFDYNLKPLETFPVNQGREYYFMFVLKAYVFPFLYWNLMTRGLWDGPEFFRKYSKLIKKKDSSEAV; this is encoded by the exons ATGAGTTGCATCAGTCGTTTACGTCACCCTGTGTCTTGTTTAGCCACCTGTAATTTCGAGCCTTTTACGAGGAACTTATCAATTAAGAATGGATACAGGAACGTTCACCATTC aTGTAAAGTATTAGTAGTCGGTGGTGGTACTGGCGGCTGCAGTATAGCTGCGAAGTTTGCAAACAAATTTAACGACCCGAATCGAGTGATCATAGTAGAGCCGAACGAG ATCCACTACTATCAACCGCTGTTTACTTTAATTGGCGGTGGTATAAAGCCTTTCGACCAAGCGAAGAGGCCAATGAGAGATGTTCTGCCGAAGAACGCCACGTGGCTTCAGGAGAATGTAATGACTTTCGATCCGGAACGAAATCAAGCGACAATGAGTAACGGCGATACCGTGCAATACGAAATCATGATTGTCGCAATGGGTCTGCAATTACATTGGGAAAAA ATACCAGGTTTGATAGAGAGTCTACGGGACCATAAGTCACAAGTGTGCTCTATTTACGGACCGGAGACTGTCGTAAACGTTCTCTCCAAACTTTCAAGGACCAAGAATGGTACTGCGGTCTTTACTTTCCCTAATAGCCCAGTCAAATGCCCTGGAGCGCCGCAGAAAATTATGTACATTGCGGAGGAATATTTTCGTAAA CACAATGTGCGTGATAAGATAGAGGTTGTGTATAACACAGCTTTGCCAGTTATATTTGGCGTGAAGAAATATGCCGCCGCCCTTCGGGGTGTTTGCGAACGAAGGAACATTGCTGTGAATGTTCAGACGAATCTTATGCACATAAATCCGGAGTCGCAGGAAGCCGTGTTTCAAAGATTGGACAAGCCGAACGAGACGTTCGTTCAAAAA TATTCGTTGCTTCACGTGTGTCCACCAATGGGCCCACCCGATGTTTTGAAAAACCACCCCGTGTTGACGAACGAAGTGGGATTCTTGTCCGTCGATTCGAAAACCCTGCGTCATACGAAGTATTCTAATATATATGGAATCGGGGATTGCACGAATACACCGAACTCCAAGACGATGGCCGCGATAG CTGCTCAAGGCAAagtactgtacaaaaatattgtcGATGATTTGGATGGCAAACCAATGACCATGGCTTACAATGGCTACTCGTCTTGTCCCTTGGTTACTGGTTATAATAAATGCATTCTGGCTGAATTCGATTATAATTTAAAACCGTTGGAAACGTTCCCAGTAAATCAAGGACGAGAATATTACTTCATGTTTGTACTTAAAGCATACGTCTTTCCATTTTTGTATTGGAACCTGATGACACG AGGCCTATGGGATGGACCAGAATTTTTCCGCAAATATTCGAAATTGATAAAGAAGAAAGACTCCTCCGAAGCAGTTTAA
- the LOC143375485 gene encoding uncharacterized protein LOC143375485 — MLEDQHSTNYSLISAVREGRVKTVRKILKSFSLSYSQAWSDGYVLLRDALENRHTKVAKLLLIKGCKVNSKNNNISHTPLHFAVINGDIEIIQMLLSRGAKINAISPYGDTPLHDAVLSNKIEIIKLLINQGADVNAGDNKDMTPLHVAIENDSEEIVELLLRRSANIHPEGQYGTPLHLAVERGYLQIVDHLIKYGACVNSTGTSVYSEDTPLQLAARREHNEVVKLLLERGANVDVQSEGGDTILHCAAENGDSALIEHILKHGPDVNNKSNKSALNAAVLGCGRQYFRIVKSLLEYGFTVDPEVGNDCNLLHAAVEKGYLTIVEQLLKYGSDVNISISSTSPLHVAIRKKQEEIAKPLISYGADLNSRDKAGNTPIFYAAKNGDLEMVRLLLTNKANVKDSPQVLNTAVQQNRRDIVEVLLQHGADVNASTKYGVTALHYTVLNKNGTLSRSFPDNDDTKGEIARLLLSRGANVNAQTQNGIMTLHAATRKGFVRVVDALLEYDADVNCAYENEKMPLYYSAEKGQKVITKMLLDKGANVNAKQEDGRTALHIAIQRGHKRVVQLLLKYGSRVDSVTKNRATPLHSAARNGYVDIVKVLLKLGADIDFKDNCGETALHVASHAGKVEVVTILLDHGSDITITNRNSRTALGMAEACIRLFRFTDHSEDSDSDHYDQKSGYGYAHVKITQILKRHMVKLKTANLYARNQKLLSIINDDEDLSDFQDECEEEIASMKSEMIGNSSISFYNILTKGISQLAIYAGNESVAQALRSDDYEIKFPIYASTINTHFRDGERRKELLEQGNTTFHSFFNFLGLPRICAERIFNYLSDDDLRTLMDACKCISISSTNTDINNVIIV, encoded by the coding sequence ATGCTAGAAGATCAGCATTCCACAAACTACAGTTTAATTTCTGCAGTTCGCGAAGGAAGAGTAAAAACAGTAAGAAAAATACTCAAATCTTTCAGTCTATCTTACTCACAAGCATGGTCAGATGGATATGTTTTACTCCGCGATGCTCTTGAGAACAGACACACAAAGGTTGCTAAGCTACTTTTAATAAAAGGTTGCAAAGTTAACAGCAAGAACAATAATATTTCCCATACTCCGCTTCATTTCGCTGTTATAAATGGCGACATAGAGATCATTCAGATGCTTCTAAGCAGAGGCGCTAAGATTAACGCTATAAGTCCGTACGGTGATACTCCGCTTCACGACGCAGTTCTAAGTAACAAAATCGAGATTATCAAGTTACTTATAAACCAGGGAGCAGATGTTAACGCTGGCGACAACAAGGATATGACTCCGTTGCACGTTGCTATTGAAAACGATTCCGAAGAAATTGTCGAGTTGCTTCTAAGAAGATCTGCAAACATTCATCCTGAAGGACAATACGGTACTCCGCTTCACCTTGCAGTGGAGAGAGGGTATTTACAAATTGTTGACCATCTTATAAAATATGGAGCTTGCGTTAATTCTACTGGTACCTCTGTGTATTCGGAAGATACACCATTGCAACTTGCAGCTCGAAGAGAACACAATGAAGTTGTGAAGCTACTTTTAGAACGCGGAGCTAACGTTGATGTTCAAAGTGAGGGTGGCGACACTATATTACACTGTGCTGCTGAAAACGGAGATTCAGCACTTATTGAGCATATTTTAAAGCACGGTCCCGATGTGAATAACAAAAGCAACAAAAGCGCTCTTAATGCTGCGGTGCTGGGCTGCGGAAGACAGTACTTCAGGATCGTTAAAAGCTTGCTTGAATATGGTTTTACCGTCGACCCTGAAGTTGGAAACGATTGTAACTTGCTGCACGCTGCTGTTGAGAAAGGATATTTGACAATTGTTGAACAACTCTTAAAATACGGCAGTGATGTTAACATATCAATCTCTTCAACATCGCCTTTACACGTTGCAATCAGAAAGAAGCAGGAGGAAATAGCCAAGCCATTGATAAGCTACGGAGCTGATTTAAATTCTCGAGACAAAGCTGGGAACACTCCAATATTTTATGCTGCTAAGAATGGAGATTTAGAAATGGTCAGACTACTTTTAACTAATAAAGCTAATGTAAAAGATAGTCCTCAAGTACTGAATACTGCTGTTCAGCAGAATCGCAGAGACATCGTTGAAGTTCTTTTACAACACGGTGCTGATGTTAATGCTAGTACTAAATATGGAGTAACGGCGTTGCATTATACCgttttaaacaaaaatggaaCGCTTTCCAGATCTTTTCCCGATAATGATGATACTAAGGGGGAAATTGCCAGGTTGCTTTTAAGCAGAGGCGCTAATGTAAATGCTCAAACTCAAAATGGAATAATGACCCTTCATGCTGCTACTCGTAAAGGATTTGTGAGAGTCGTCGACGCTCTTTTGGAATACGACGCGGATGTTAATTGCGCGTATGAGAATGAAAAAATGCCGCTCTATTATTCTGCTGAGAAAGGGCAAAAAGTAATTACCAAAATGCTCTTGGACAAAGGAGCTAATGTAAATGCTAAGCAAGAAGATGGAAGGACCGCGCTTCACATTGCGATACAACGTGGTCATAAAAGAGTTGTTCAACTATTGTTAAAATATGGTTCCAGAGTTGATTCAGTGACTAAAAATCGCGCAACACCGCTCCACAGTGCTGCTAGAAATGGTTATGTGGATATCGTCAAGGTTCTCTTGAAATTGGGCGCTGACATAGATTTTAAAGATAATTGTGGTGAAACAGCGCTTCACGTTGCTTCCCATGCAGGAAAAGTAGAAGTTGTTACAATTCTTCTAGACCATGGCTCTGATATTACTATTACGAATAGAAACAGTCGCACAGCGCTTGGTATGGCAGAGGCCTGTATCAGGTTATTTCGTTTTACAGATCACAGTGAGGATTCTGATTCTGATCATTATGATCAGAAATCTGGTTATGGTTATGCTCATGTAAAAATTACTCAGATTCTTAAACGTCACATGGTTAAGTTGAAAACTGCAAATTTGTATGCAAGGAACCAGAAGTTACTGTCGATTATTAACGACGATGAAGACTTAAGTGATTTTCAGGATGAATGCGAGGAAGAAATAGCGAGTATGAAGAGTGAGATGATTGGCAATAGTAGCATctcattttataatattttaacaaaaggTATAAGTCAATTAGCGATATATGCAGGGAATGAAAGTGTAGCGCAGGCCTTAAGATCAGAtgattatgaaataaaatttccaatATATGCTAGTACGATAAATACTCATTTTAGAGAcggggaaagaaggaaagagttGCTGGAACAAGGTAATACAACTTTccattctttctttaattttcttgggCTACCACGCATCTGTGCtgaaagaatatttaattatctaagtGATGATGATTTAAGAACTTTAATGGACGCTTGCAAGTGTATTAGTATCAGCAGTACAAATACTGATATTAATAATGtgataattgtttaa
- the Zetacop gene encoding COPI coat complex subunit zeta isoform X3, producing MVILDNDGNRILAKYYDKNVFPTSKEQKAFEKNLFNKTHRANTEIIMLDGLTCVYRSNVDLFFYVMGSSHENELILMSVLNCLYDSVSQILRKNVEKRAVLDSLDIVMLAMDEICDGGIILDADASSVVQRVALRTDDIPLGEQTVAQVLQSAKEQLKWSLLK from the exons ATGGTCATCCTTGACAATGACGGCAACAGGATATTAGCAAAGTATTACGATAAGAATGTATTCCCCACGTCGAAGGAGCAGAAAGCGTTCGAGAAAAATCTCTTCAACAAAACGCATAGAGCGAATACAGAGATCATTATGTTGGACGGTTTAACCTGCGTTTATAGGAGCAACGTAGACTTGTTCTTTTACGTCATGGGAAGCTCTCATGAGAACGAG CTTATTCTGATGAGCGTTCTGAATTGTTTATACGACTCGGTTAGCCAAATTCTGAGGAAAAATGTTGAGAAAAGAGCTGTTTTGGATAGCTTAGATATAGTGATGTTAGCGATGGATGAGATTTGTGATGGAGG aattattctCGACGCTGATGCCTCGAGTGTTGTTCAGAGGGTAGCGTTACGAACAGATGATATTCCACTCGGAGAGCAAACAGTCGCACAG GTTCTGCAGTCTGCGAAGGAGCAATTGAAGTGGtctttattgaaataa
- the Zetacop gene encoding COPI coat complex subunit zeta isoform X2 → MDCQLLEPTLYTVKGMVILDNDGNRILAKYYDKNVFPTSKEQKAFEKNLFNKTHRANTEIIMLDGLTCVYRSNVDLFFYVMGSSHENELILMSVLNCLYDSVSQILRKNVEKRAVLDSLDIVMLAMDEICDGGIILDADASSVVQRVALRTDDIPLGEQTVAQVLQSAKEQLKWSLLK, encoded by the exons ATGGATTGCCAGCTATTG GAACCGACGCTTTACACTGTCAAGGGTATGGTCATCCTTGACAATGACGGCAACAGGATATTAGCAAAGTATTACGATAAGAATGTATTCCCCACGTCGAAGGAGCAGAAAGCGTTCGAGAAAAATCTCTTCAACAAAACGCATAGAGCGAATACAGAGATCATTATGTTGGACGGTTTAACCTGCGTTTATAGGAGCAACGTAGACTTGTTCTTTTACGTCATGGGAAGCTCTCATGAGAACGAG CTTATTCTGATGAGCGTTCTGAATTGTTTATACGACTCGGTTAGCCAAATTCTGAGGAAAAATGTTGAGAAAAGAGCTGTTTTGGATAGCTTAGATATAGTGATGTTAGCGATGGATGAGATTTGTGATGGAGG aattattctCGACGCTGATGCCTCGAGTGTTGTTCAGAGGGTAGCGTTACGAACAGATGATATTCCACTCGGAGAGCAAACAGTCGCACAG GTTCTGCAGTCTGCGAAGGAGCAATTGAAGTGGtctttattgaaataa
- the Zetacop gene encoding COPI coat complex subunit zeta isoform X1, translating into MNRAGSSKVVQHNLSPMLQSDLERDILQREPTLYTVKGMVILDNDGNRILAKYYDKNVFPTSKEQKAFEKNLFNKTHRANTEIIMLDGLTCVYRSNVDLFFYVMGSSHENELILMSVLNCLYDSVSQILRKNVEKRAVLDSLDIVMLAMDEICDGGIILDADASSVVQRVALRTDDIPLGEQTVAQVLQSAKEQLKWSLLK; encoded by the exons ATGAATCGTGCCGGATCATCGAAAGTCGTGCAACATAACCTCTCTCCAATGCTTCAGAGTGACCTGGAACGCGATATCCTACAGCGC GAACCGACGCTTTACACTGTCAAGGGTATGGTCATCCTTGACAATGACGGCAACAGGATATTAGCAAAGTATTACGATAAGAATGTATTCCCCACGTCGAAGGAGCAGAAAGCGTTCGAGAAAAATCTCTTCAACAAAACGCATAGAGCGAATACAGAGATCATTATGTTGGACGGTTTAACCTGCGTTTATAGGAGCAACGTAGACTTGTTCTTTTACGTCATGGGAAGCTCTCATGAGAACGAG CTTATTCTGATGAGCGTTCTGAATTGTTTATACGACTCGGTTAGCCAAATTCTGAGGAAAAATGTTGAGAAAAGAGCTGTTTTGGATAGCTTAGATATAGTGATGTTAGCGATGGATGAGATTTGTGATGGAGG aattattctCGACGCTGATGCCTCGAGTGTTGTTCAGAGGGTAGCGTTACGAACAGATGATATTCCACTCGGAGAGCAAACAGTCGCACAG GTTCTGCAGTCTGCGAAGGAGCAATTGAAGTGGtctttattgaaataa